The Plasmodium coatneyi strain Hackeri chromosome 11, complete sequence DNA segment GACCTCAGCTTTTCTGGCAGTTCCTTCAAAAcgtctttttttaatctcCTTATCATAATCGTGTTGGTTAAAAATAGGTGTAACTCCTCTGTGTGTTTACATCCAACATATTCGAACTTTCtggtgtacatatttttgtcCTTAAAGCAATATCTTTCGCAAAATTCATGGTAATTAAAAAGGTCAGGAATAATGCTAGACACCTGTTCGTACAATTCGGATGGTTTATTCAAAGCTGGGGTACCTGATAGAAGGACACACCTTTTCGCACTCCTAATAATGGGGGTGATCGCTTTCGTCCTTTTTGAAAAGGAGTTTTTCAAATAGTGAGATTCATCACACACGATGGATTTATACTTATTCTGATacttatcattttttgtcATTAATTCGTAGGAAATTATGATCATTTTGCAATTCCTGGGGATGTctgtttttccacttttcacAACACAAATTTGATTTTCCGACAATAGGTGGGATAACCATCGTAGTGCCTGATCTTTCCACTGAAACCGAATGGACGAAGGACAAACAACGATGAATGGCCAGTCCTCCTGATAAAATGCCATGAGAGCTAAAGCTTGTAACGTTTTTCCCAATCCCATTTCATCCCCTATTAATACtcgcccatttttttttaacccaaAATAAACTCCTTCTCTTTGAAAATTCCTCAATTCTGCACTTAGCTTTTCTCCCACCAGGATATCCATTttgtcataattttttttcgtgtatGGACATAAATTATTCGTCAGAATATTTGCACTTATTTCGGAAACCTTTTGCGGTTCTGAAAATCGGCTGTACTGATCAAAACACTTTAGAAGGAAATTGGGGATGCTTTGTATACCTCCCAAGATGGtacacttttccttcaaattggACAACACGTATTCGTACTTATCTGCTTCGAACGTCATGCAGGAAGAGttgttcaccttttttaatGTTGGATTAAATTCGGTTAGTATTTTAAAGAGTTCCTTCGGGAGGTAGTTTTTAAAGCTAGCATATTTCCTACCACCTCCAGTGGTGTTGTTATCCATTTGGACAACCTTAAATGTATCAACACTGAAAATTTCAAACGCCACAATGATGTCAAATTCgactttttctcccttttcacTCTGATTATAGCTTTTGCTTATTTCATTCATTATGCCTTGCTCGTACGTCTTGTACTCTCTgctattcattttgttcaccgGTTTAGCTGTTTTGGAATAtccctcatttttgtaactTCCTTTAGGAGTATCCACCCCTTTGAGCACTGCACTGGGACTTTTATCGAACGAGCTTTTACTTCGGTAAGTGTCTCCTCCTCCACTTTCTCGGTTTCCATCAAAGCTGGCACCTTCCCATCCTTGGCTGCGTGACCATTTCCCTGTGGATTTGCTGCTTAGGTTGCCCGAATGGCCAAGATGCCCTGGCGAGGTCACCTGCCCCCGCTGTCCCTGCTGTTTCTGCTCTCCCTTTTCCCTCTCTAACACATACTCCTTGAAGTTAAGTAGCGACCCTGTGGGTGTTTCCAGGTTCTTCACCCATGTCACATACGACTTGTCCTTCTCGAACACCTCCTCGTAGGTCTTCCCATTGTGCTTGCCAAAGTTGAAGGTCCCCATGGGGGCTACCCTTTAAGTGGCGCTTTAATCGGTAACCAAGGGGACGACTAACGCAACGAACAACGACCTGGGCGGCCCTTTTTCCCGCCCCCTCTGGACGGCCAAACGTGGTGCCCACGAATTAGACCTCTGGCTCACTCAGGGCCCCTCCCTGGGTGCCCtcaattttccccttctgccTGTTTCGCGTGTTACTGCTTCTTTGAAGCGCATACTGCTACTCTGCCTTTTCGCTCGTTCGTGTGCGTTTCCGTCGCTCTGttcaagaaaaaatacaaggTGTGTTCTCGCTGCGGTACAAATTGTGCACTTGCTTATAATTTTGTGGGCATGCCTTCGTACTTATTCACCTTTTCGATCGTGATGGAAAGACAAATGAGCAGGCCAGCAGGTGACATATTCACTGTGCCTCGCTTAAATGGCATGCTTACGAATTTGCGTCCCTTCTTCAACTTCGCGGGCCTTGCAtcgataaattttttaattcaagCAAAACAACTTTGTTTAAAATTGTGAGCTACCTTTTAAGCATAAAACATGTTAACCCTAAGTGTGATCATTAATATTTTGAGTGTATATTCCAAACGGCGCAGCTTTCAATTGCCCATTCCAATGGGGAAGGTAGAGAGCACCATCTTCGCTGgcccctttttctttgtaaaaAACGACCTTCCTCATGCATCGATGCTCCACTTTTTTCAgcaagcattttttttttttttttttcccatcaaCCTGCATGCAATTCAGAACGTGCGTATATTTTGCATTTACGTGTATACCCACAgagtgcacaaaaaaaatgtgcccacTTCAAAACAAAATCGTCTCCTTTCACTTTTACAGAAAAATTTCAGTCCAAGGGAATGCCatcaaaatgtgtaaaattgAAAGTTcctttatgaattttttttttgcagaagcgggggggaaaaaaaaaaaaaaaaatcaagacATGCACGTAGGTACGTTGTATGTATAATCACACTGGGGGGGGAATTGAGTAAGCCGCTTTTGTTGCTGGACGAGATGCATCGCTGTGGGGGCGCGTTAAGGGGGTCCCTTCGGAAAAGTCGCACCCTATATTGTGGTGTGACCTGCAAAGcggggataaaaaaagtactcGGGTGGGGGATGCGCCTGTAGTTGCGgcatccccattttgttttgtgGCTGGCAAAACGCAAGCGTAAGGTCCTTACAGGCAACCCTCACCCGGGTGGAGTTACGCTCCCAAAACGGATAATCAGCCGTTAAAATGTGCAATCACCGGTACAATCGCGTGTAAAGTGGCGACCCCCTCAACGAACAAACAAGTCACACTCATGGAGCTTGCGCTGAATCTGTGAAATGTCAATGTTCATGAGAAGCACAAAGTCGCGGTAGAGGTCCTTGTTCAACCGCTTGGACAGCACGTAGGCGAGGAGCAGCGGCTCGCGAAACAAATCCTTGCTCTTCTTATACAAGTCCAGCAGACGCAGGTAAATAAatttggtgaaaaaaaatttgtagtGATGAAACACATGCCAATAGTACACAGCCGAAACGCAGTACGACCCAAGCTGCAAAACCAAAATGTCTTTCTCAATATAATTTTCGGAAAGGTCGCTAAAATTTTCGCAAATATCCTTCATAAGAATAttcaaattattttccttacatTCTGTGGCCTTAAATTGAGGCTcgaaattaattttaaatgctttcctttttttcttcaatggTTTTTCATCAAAATGGCTAGCATATTTAAAAGCATTCATTTCTTCACTCTGCTTCAAGTGCCTAATGATTCGTTCGTCGTTATTCCCAACGGGGTGATTATCCACATGGTTTATATTAATTTGTATGagtaaatgttttttttccttttcgttttgattttttataaatagcCTATTCGActgtttaatatttttcatcttAAATTCATCTTCATTTCTCATACTTAATTTGTCCAGCGGATTTTTAAAGGTCAAAAAATGCTCATTTCCGAGCCATTCAAAATGATTTACCttcataaaattgaaaaagctATTTTCCCATAAGTCAGACGAATTATAAAAAGGTTGGGTGAAAAAAACGGGACATGCGTAACTTAATTTTCTGTTACAACAGCAGCAGTGAATTTTGTTGTACTCCAAATagtatgtaaatatatttgcgtaattttttaaaatatttttaaaatttttttcaaacggATGAGATTCAAACTGGTCTCTTTTGGACAGAATTTTCTTCtcaattttttgcacacaccgATCGTAATAATTGCTCGGCTTATTTTTACTGGTCTTGCAGATCATCTTGAGAAAATCGTAATTGCTaaatttctcctccttctttacgAATTCGTATATTTTCAGCATGTCTCTGTTCAGCAGCTTGTGCATGACGCTGTCGTTCATTTGCTCCGCCACCTTCTTCTTCGCCTTCCGTCCGTATTCGAAGTCGTAatcgtcctcctcctcatcgtatTCCGCATCGCATTGCTCATAGTATTCCCCATCGTATTCCGCATCGTACTCCTCATCGTATTCCGCATCGTACTCCTCATCGTATTCAGCTTCGTACTCCTCATCATCTTCATCGTCCTCCCTATGCACACAGTTCTCCCCACCAGGCGAACCACTGCTGCTGTCACTTAagacgtatttttttttcttctttttcatttcccgCTTAACCTTGTTGCTGCTGTCTGGGGGGTTCCTCGCGTCGCACTTTTCCTCAGCACAACCTTCGCTACCACTATCACTAATCTGCTCACATAACCTtttcagatttttttttttttttttttttcctttttttctcctttctcctCTCACATTCTGAAGCATACTCATCATCGTAGTTGTAGCACTCCCCCAGGGAATTCTTCTTCTGAAATTCTCTGTGAATACTTGAGTACATCACCTTGAGCGACTGTTCGAcgcttttcacattttcggATGCCTTAAAATAATTGGCGTCATATTTTAAGCTAGGCGATAAGAGAGACAGTGCCGTAAATTCAATGTACTGTCTGATCGATTTCTTCACACTTATCGAATTGAACTGAATCATATCGTTGCCCAAATTTTGCtcgttaaaaatttttaagtgTAAAGCGTATTCGTCAAAATGGTTGAGGTTTTTGTGTCCGCTTTCGTAGGATATGTTCGTCTCAGCGGCTGAGTTCACATCATCATCTACGTAAAAACTGGAGTTATCGTAATTATCGTAGGAAATTTCTTCGTAGGatatttcttcatccttCGCAACGGCACTTTTGTTTCTCACCTTCAGTTTCGACAGGGCTTGCTTTCTCTTGTCTCGCTGTTTCTTTGCATCGTCGTAGCTGCTATCGTCCTGcacatcatcatcgtcttcATTATGTGCGTCAGAACTTCCGTTGCGCTGATTCTCCTCCAAGCTGTCATCCTCGTGCAGGatatttctactttttcttcttccccagtTTGGGCCTTCCCGCAATTGCAACTTCTCAGCCCGGCTGGTggatcttccctttttatttttcacattttgttcGGAGCGatcatcctcatcgtcaGTGCTGTGCATCCCCCTTCGTGAGAACATGCTGAGCACCCCCCcttgtttcttcttcgagCCAAGTTCATCCACCTCGTTGCCACCCCTGCGGGGTTTAGTTGCTATGCCCCTCCCTCCATCATCAGAGTTGCTTAACTCGTAGCTTTGTTCACTCTCATCCGTCGTATCGATGACCTTACTCCGTTCATGTTTCCCCCTGGTGCGAATTCTCCAGGGGTGCTGATTAAATTTATTCTCCCCACTTGTGGGGGACCATTTCGTCTTCGTATAAGTGGCACACGGGTGAGAAGTTGCACTTTCCTCTTGTGTGTGGCTTGCTTCTCTCACATCACGTTTGTTAAATGTATAAACTTTTCCCTGTTCCTCATCACAGCTACTGTCAGTgattactttctttttcaagCGGCTCCTCGGTCTTGCTGCCACTTCTCCCGCCTGGGAATACTCGTCCAATTTATTTAAGTTCTTTATGTTCAACCCTTTGGACAACACGAgtaatttattcttcctGGAAATGTTCGCGTTCTTTTTGTGgagttcttttttcccctccacgtttttttcctgtccTCCGGGGGGATTTAGTACATCGATTGTGTCTTCATTGTGTTCACTGTAAAGGCGCTTCAATTTGACCCGATTCGTCGCCATgttcagctagccaaaaataaaCGTTCGCGATGGTAGTATATGTGGCGTCTCCGTttaacttccttttctgtacCCCCGTCGATAGTCTTAAGTGCGACTTTAACTGGTTAGCGTTTTTACCACGTTTAAATGGTGCGTGGAATTTTCGAGAAGAAGTTAAAAGGAGCATATAGGGATAAttgaaaaatgtattttcatcaaacaaaaaacaactgggcggaaaaggaaaaaaaaaaaaaaaatgaataaaatgaaataaaataatagcaTGTCTGACTCTTCACCTGCGAATGCCACTACATCGGCATATTcacacttttaaaaaaattgtcaacaTTTAGGTGCGCCAAAGAGCTGTCTAAGCAACTGAAACACGGAATGCGTGAAGCGGAAAAGTGCTAAGGAGGTGCAACGGCTGGGACGCTAGCATGCATACGAACGTGCAAAGGCACAGCTGTTTCAGTACGACCCGTTTGCATACGCACAAGTATACAAACGCGTGCACACATCCCTCCCTGTGTATGTACTCCCCCTTTCCCATGTAACGATC contains these protein-coding regions:
- a CDS encoding DNA helicase, which gives rise to MGTFNFGKHNGKTYEEVFEKDKSYVTWVKNLETPTGSLLNFKEYVLEREKGEQKQQGQRGQVTSPGHLGHSGNLSSKSTGKWSRSQGWEGASFDGNRESGGGDTYRSKSSFDKSPSAVLKGVDTPKGSYKNEGYSKTAKPVNKMNSREYKTYEQGIMNEISKSYNQSEKGEKVEFDIIVAFEIFSVDTFKVVQMDNNTTGGGRKYASFKNYLPKELFKILTEFNPTLKKVNNSSCMTFEADKYEYVLSNLKEKCTILGGIQSIPNFLLKCFDQYSRFSEPQKVSEISANILTNNLCPYTKKNYDKMDILVGEKLSAELRNFQREGVYFGLKKNGRVLIGDEMGLGKTLQALALMAFYQEDWPFIVVCPSSIRFQWKDQALRWLSHLLSENQICVVKSGKTDIPRNCKMIIISYELMTKNDKYQNKYKSIVCDESHYLKNSFSKRTKAITPIIRSAKRCVLLSGTPALNKPSELYEQVSSIIPDLFNYHEFCERYCFKDKNMYTRKFEYVGCKHTEELHLFLTNTIMIRRLKKDVLKELPEKLRSKIPVEIPPKELGEILTYQRMLEKKKNINIGDDLDDLPMAGGGNEYSYGRSNFGTPNREDEENVSISHLFKITGYAKVKAIKEYITYLIDADIKFLLFCHHKLVMDEIDQFLTEKKCMFIRIDGLTPVDKREVYIKSFQNDDHIKIALLSLTACGLGLNLTAANTVVFGELYWVPGQIIQAEDRAHRIGTTHEVINIHYLIAQNTIDETVWRIINRKWNTLTTALNGMEDSLNVKEVNKFDRFMLDLTNDANKSYPTSLVTTPKVRRKSFEHNKSFETTNSNTKRERDIRDFFKPSEKSAEKFDCAKKRSYDTPTKDCSSNNTSPNMLNKRYKTELFWEEE